The segment CCCACCCGCGATGCGCTGGCCGAGCTGGGCCAGGGTCAGGTGCTCGCTGCCGGCAAGCTCGGTAAGCAGTTGCTGGCGGCTGCGCTGGCCGTCTTCGGTGGGCGGCAGCTCGGGCAGCGGGCCATCCAGCGGGTAACCCGAGAGGTCGAAGTTGCCCAGCATGCGCCCGAGCAACGCCACGCCCACGCGCGGGTCGACCAAGGCCTGGAACTGTTCGGCCTTGTCCTGGGCTTCGGCCTCGCTGCGGCCAACCACCACGTACACGCCGGGCATGATCTTCAGGTCGTCTTCGCCGCGCCCATAACCGGCCAGGCGGCCCTTGAGGTCGGCGTAGAACGCCTGGGCGCGGGCCAGCGATGGCTGGGCGGTGAACACCACCTCGGCGCTTTCGGCAGCCAGCTCACGGCCGGTTTCAGACGACCCCGCCTGCACCAGCACCGGCCGCCCCTGGGGTGAGCGGGCAACGTTCAGCGGGCCCTGCACGCGAAAGTGCTCGCCGGCATGGCCAAGGGCGCGCACGCCGTCGGGCCTATGAAACTGGCCGCTGGCCTTGTCGCGCACAAAGGCGTCGTCCGCCCAGCTGTCCCACAGCCCCTGCACCACCTGCTGAAACTCCCAGGCGCGGGCGTAGCGCTCGGCATGGGGAATGTGCGCATCACGGCCAAAGTTGCCGGCCTCGGCGGCAGCGTCGGAGGTCACCAGGTTCCAGCCGGCCCGCCCACCCGACAGGTGATCGAGGGAAGCGAACTTGCGCGCCACGTGGTAGGGCTCGTTGTAGCTGGTGGTGGCGGTGGCGACCAGGCCGATGCGTTCGGTTACCGTGCTCAGCGCCGACAACAGGGTGAGCGGCTCGAAGTACACCGAGCGGGCGCTGTGGCTGGCCAGGGCATCGTTGGGCGCAGCCACGCTGTCGGCAACGAACAGCGCATCGAAGCAGGCGTTTTCGGCGATCTGCGCCGCGCGCCGGTAGACGCTGAAGTCCAGCGGGTCGGCGGGCACGCCCGGGTGGCGCCAGGCCGCGACGTGGTGCCCGGTGGCCATCAGGAAGGCGCCGAGGCTGAGTTGGCGGGTGGAAGTGGTCATGAGTACCTCTGCTGACAGTTCGATTGCCGGGGCCGCAACGCGGCCCCGCCCTGCACGCAAAGCAGGTTCTGCTTAAAAGTCCTTGCGCAACTGCACGCCGAAATAGCGCCCGTCATCCCGCGGCACGGCGCGGTAGATGTAGTCGCCGCCGCTGGCCAGCATCTGCGCGTACGACTTGTCGCCCAGGTTCTTGCCCAGCAACGCCACGCGCCAGCCGTCGTTGTAGTCGGCCAGGGCAATGCTGGCGTTCCAGATGCCGTAGGCGCCCTGCACGGTGTCGGGGTTCTGGTCGAGGCTGAACTGCACCGCGTCCTGCCAGCTGTAGTCGCTGGACAATTCCAGGTCCAGGCCGTTGTCCAGCGGGATGCTGTAGTCGGCGCGCAGGTAGCTTTTCCAGTCCGGGGTGAATGGCAGGTGGCCGCCGTCGATGTTGCAGTTGGCCGCCGCCCCCACCGGGCAATTGAAGTGGTCTACCCGCGCTTTGGTGTAGGCCACGGCCGCCGACAGCTTGAGCTGGCGGGTGGCCTGGAAGCTGGCGTCCAGCTCCACGCCCTGGGTCTTGACCTTGCCGGCATTGACCAGGCGGGTCACCACCTGGTTGGCCACGGTGTCGAAGAAGTTGGCCTGGTAGTCGTCGTAGTCGGTATGGAACACCGCAAGGTTGGCCACCAGGCGGTTGTCCAGTGCGGTGCTCTTCAGGCCCACCTCGTAGGCATCGGAGGTTTCTGGCTTGAGCGCGCCGGTATCGCGCGGCTGCATGTTGAAGAACACGTTGTAGGCCGGGCCCTTGTAGCCGCGCGAATAGGTGACGTAGCCGGTGAGGTTGTCGTTGAAGTCGTATTGCAGGCCGGTACGACCGCTCCAACCGTCTTCGTCCACCGAGCCGCTGCTGGCAGTCGAAGGCTGAATGCCGGTGACCGCGGTGGCCGAAGTCGAGACCCGGCGGTGGTCGTATTCAAGGTCGTCGTGGGTCCAGCGCAAGCCGAAAATGGCACGCAAATCGTCGGTGAAGTTGAAAGTGTTCTCACCGAACAGCGCCACGCTGTCGTTGGTGGTGGAGTAGTCGGCGCGCCCGCTGTTGGCGACGCCAGCATTGACCGACAGGCGTTGGTACACCTCCTTCGAGGTGCCGTGCATGTAGAAGGCGCCGAGCACGTACTCGTTGAACTGGCCCTTGGGCGAGGTCAGGCGAAACTCCTGGCTGTACTGGTCGTAGTCCACCGTGCCCTTGTCATGGGAGGCGGTCAGCGGCAACAGCGCGCGGCGGTCGCCGTCCTGGTACTGGGTGTTGTCCCAGCCGCGCCAGGCGCTGATGGAGGTCAGGGTATAGTCGCCCAGTTGCCAGTCGAGCTGGGCCGACAGGCCTTGGTTTTCATCTTCGACATGGGTCTTGAAGTCGCTGCTGATATCGCGGTTGTGGGCGCTGGGCACCACGCCGCCAAGCTGGTTGGTAAAGGCTGCGCTGGCTTTGGTTACCACACCGCTGGGCAGGCTGTCCTCGCCTTTCATGTAGTCGGCGATCAGGGTCAGGCGCAGGTCTTGATTGGGTTCGAACTCCAGCTTGCCGCGCACGCCCTTGCGCGCGTAGCCGTTGACGTCGTGGCCGTTGGCGAGGTTCTCGACATTGCCGTCGAAGTCGGCCCACAGGGTGCTCAGCGAGCCCTTGAGCTGCTCGCTCAGGCGCCCGCCGATGCCGAAGCGCAGGCGGTTCTCGTCACCGCCGCCAAAGTGCGAGTAATCCACGTAGCCGTGGGTCTGCTCGGGGATGGCCTTGCTTACCACATTGAGCACCCCGGCCGAGGCATTCTTGCCGAACAACGTGCCCTGCGGGCCGCGCAGCACCTCGATGCGCTCAAGGTCAAGCAGGTCCAGGGTGGACTGGCCCGGACGGCCAAACACCACGCCATCCACCACCGTGGCCACGGTGGGCTCGACCCCTGGCGAGGTGGAGATGGTGCCCACGCCACGGATGAACAGCGAAGTGTCCTTGTTCGAAGCACCGGCGCGGTAGTTGAGGGTGGGAACCTGCTGGACGATGCTGGCGACGTTGTTGCGGTTGTCGCGTTCCAATTGCTCGCCGTCGACCACCGACACGGCCACCGGCACCTTCTGCAGCGGCGCTTCGCGGCGGGTGGCAGTGACGGTTACCGCCTCCAGGGCAGCAGGCTCAAGCGACTCGGCCGCCTGGGCGCCCAAGGTAGTGAGCAGTATTGCGGTGGCCAGCGGCGCACGGCGAAGGTTGGGGAAAGACGGTATGCGGCTTGTCTGCATGATGCTCACTGCCTTGAAAGACCAGACGGAAGGAAAAGCTGTGGTTGTCTGGTCTCGCTCGTGCGAGTGGCAGGCGCTTGCCAACAGCAGCGCTTGGTAGCGCTAACAGGACAAAGTATCTGAGGCCTTTGGTTAGCAGGTCAAATACTAAAAAACGATCTGTTTATGCATTATGGTTCTTTGTAACCGTACGCGTGGTTAGCGCTAACATCCGCCCTTTGTACACGGATGAGCCGCGTGGGATCTGCTGCTTTGTGTTGCCCTCCCCGGCCTCATCGCCGGCAAGCCGGCCCCTACAGGTACAGCACAGCTTTGCAGGCTATTCGATCCCTGTAGGAGCCGGCTTGCCGGCGATGAGGCCGGTACTGGCAATACAAGCTCCCAACCCATCCTGACCATACCCCCGACAGGAGCCCCACGTGAGCCACTCAAGCGACACCCCGCGCAAGCGCCGCGGCGCCGGCCGCGTCACCCTGGCCGAAGTGGCCCGCCTGGCCGGGGTCTCGGCCATCAGCGTATCGCGCTACTTCAACCAACCAGAACAAGTCACCGCCCCCTTGCGCGAACGCATCCAGGCCGCAGTGCAGCAGTTGGGTTACGTGCCCAACCTGGTAGCCGGCGGCCTGGCCTCTGCCCGCGGGCGCATCGTCGGCATGGTCATCCCGAACATCTCCGGGCCGATCTTCGCGCAGACCATCCAGGCCTTCAGCGACACCCTGGGCCGGCATGGCTACCAGTTGCTGCTGGCCTCGAGCTACTTCAGCGAAGCGCAGGAAGAAAGCGCGGTACGTGCCTTCCTTGGCTGGTCGCCGGCGGCACTGGTGGTCACCAGCCACTTCCACAGCCCGGCCACCGAAAAGATGCTGGCCGAGGCCGATGTACCGGTGGTGGAGATCTGGGACTACGTACCCGAACGGGCCCCGCTGCAAGTGGGCTTCTTGCACGAACAGGTGGGTGTGCAGGCCTGCCGCTACCTGTTGGGCAAGGGCCACCGGCGCATCGCCTTCGTGCAAAACAGCGCCGCCGGTGATTTCAGCGCCCTGGAGCGGCGCGACGGCTATGCCCGGAGCATGCGCGAAGCCGGGCTGGAACCCTGGGTGTTCGTGCCCTCGGCAGACACCGCGCCGTTCGAGGCCGGGCGCCAGGCCATGGAGGCGCTGATCCGCCGCACACCGCGGCCCGAGGCAATCATCTTCGCCAACGACAACCTCGCCGCCGGCGCCCTGCTGGCCGGGCAGCGCGCCGGGCTGCGGCTGCCGGAGGACATGGCGGTGATGGGCTTTGGCGACTATGCGTTCGCCGAAATGCTGCTGCCGAGCCTGACCACCTTGCGGCCACCGTCACGGCAGATCGGCGAAGTGGCGGCGCTGCGGGTGTTGCAGCACCTGGGGGTGGTGGCGTGCGAGGGTGAGGTGCAGCGGTTGAACCTGCTGGGGTGCGAGCTGGTGGAGCGTGAAAGCGCGTGAGTAGCCTGATGCTTGATGGCGCGCTGAGCCCTTCGCGGGGCAAGCCCGCTCCCACGCGATACCCAATCAGGGGCGCGCAGCCACACCTGCCCCGCGCACCCGCCTGAACACCATCACCACCAGCACCAGGTTCACCAGCGCCAACCCGATCAGGCTGTACAGCACCCCATACGCCCCCAGGTGTTCGAACAGGTAACCGCCCACCAGCGGCGTCAACGCCTGGCCGATCAGCGAGGGCCGCGACATGCGCCCCATCAGCAGCACGTACTGTGCCGGCGGCAGCATGGCCAGCGGCAACAAGCCGCGCACGATGGCACGCAGGCCATTGCCACAGCCGAAAATCAACAGGCCCAGCGCCGTGGCCATGGGCGCGAAGGTCACCAGCAGCAAGCCCACCAGCACCAGGCTGGTCCAGGCCAGCGCGGTCCAGATCGGGTGGCGCTGGCCCACCAGTATCTGCAGCACCCGTGAAGCCACCTGGCTGGGCCCGAGCATCGCGGCCAGGCCAATGGCCGCCGTCAGCGAATGGCCCATGCCCTGCAGCACCGACACCAACTGCACGGCAATGGCGGTCATGATGATTGCGCCAATGGCAAAAATGCTGGTCAGCAACAGGTACAGGCGCCGGTCGACGCCTACGCCCTCCTCGCCCTTGGCACTCTTGCGCCCGGCCACCTGGCCACCCGGCGGCAGCACCTTCCAGTACAGCGGCGCCACCACCAGCAACAGCACCACCGCATACAGCACGCAGGCCTGGCGCCAGCCCAGTTGCTCGATCAGTAGCGCCACGGTGGGCCAGGACAGCGTCGAGGCAAAGCCTGCAATCAGCGTTACCCCGGTGATCGCACGGCCTGCACCGTCTGCGTACAGCGCGCCAAGCGTGGCGAACAAGGCTTCGTACAGCCCCATGGCCATACCCACGCCGATCACCGCCCAGGCCACCAGAAACCAACCAAGGCTGTGGCTGGCCGCCATCAGCAACAGCCCCAAGGCCACCACCGCGCCGCTGGCGGCCAGTTGCGGGCGGCCGCCGTAGCGGGCAATCAGGCGGCTCGACAGCGGTGCCAGCAAGGCGGCGACCATCAGGCTCAAGGACAGCGCGCCATACACCCACTGGCTGGGCCAGCCGGTGTCGCGGCTGATGGGCGCAGCCATTACCGCCATGAGGAAGAACGAGCCGCCCCAGACCAGGATCTGCAAAACGCCGAGCCAGATGATGGCCAGGTTGGAGGGGAAGCGAGCAGCGGAGGAAGTCACAGCGTTGCCTTGTGTTGAAACAGAAAAAGCCGCTACCGGGAGCGATACGTGGGAGCGGGCTTGCCCCGCGATGGGGTGTGAGCCAATGGGCCCCACACAGCATACCTGCGCGGGTCACGCAGTGGGTGAGCAAGTCAGGCGTGAGCGCTGGCCTTGTCCTTGAGAGCGGCCACATCCACGCCGCCGGCATGCTCCAACTGCGCCTGCGTCCGATGGCGCTGCAGCGCACGCATGTAAAGGTGGCAGGCCCCACTGCACAGGGTGGCCGGCAGTATCAGGTTCAGCACCGGTATGCACAGCAGCAACAGGTTGAACACCCCAAGAAACAGCGCCGCAACCCGCCCGCTGCGGGCGACAGCCAGCACTTCGGCGCCCTGCGCATAAGGGCCGGTTGCCGATGACAAGGCTACAGGTCGCGCAGGCTTTCGGTAATTTTCATGAACTTCGGGATCACCTCTTCTGGGGGCGGGGTCAGGGTTTGCAGATCGTCGGTGCCTTTCGGGAAGGTTTCCATGTGCACCGCCAGCAAGGGGCGCAATAGACCGCCCACGTTGGCGGTTGCAAACCAGGCTCGCTCTTCTTCGCCGGAGCCTGGGCGCGGGTCCAGGCGCCAGCCTTCGAGCACGGTCTTGCGCCCACCGAGGTCGATCGCCTGCAGGATGCTCGACTTCTTCCAGCGCTGGCGGTCGTAGCCGGGGTAATAGTGGGTGTTGTAAGTACCCAAGGTGGGCTTGGTCTCATATTCAGGCGATGCATTGATAATGCTCAAGATCACGTTGGGCGTGCTATCAAAACGCAGGCTGCTCTTGATGCTGAAGGTGGGAAGACCGTCGTCATGGATGAAGCCGTAGGGCATGCATACACCTGGGCCTTTGGGGATTTGATGGCTGTCTCGAGGTTCAAAGCGCGCCATCAGGTTCTTGACGTCCTGAAGCGACCTGGCCTCTGGGTTGGTAAAAACAAAATAATAGACTCGGCTGTTTCTCCATAAGAAAACCTCATAAGGCGATTGATTGCCTAGCACATAAGCATCAGCGAGGCCTATGTCAAACTCACGAATACCAGCGCCCCCAAGTTCTTTTTTCAATTTTGCAACGCCCTCTTTGGCTCGAGCGATGGCTTTGCGGTGAGGCCCGCCAGACAAAACATTCAAGCGCTCTTGCTCGACTTTCAATCGGCGACGAAGATTTTCGACGTATGCTTCATAATCCAACAGCACCATTTGACGAGTTTTTTCGAAATAGTCACGCGTTGTGACGATACTGACCTTGTACCACAGGCCTTCATTATCGTAGTCGACGTGACCGGCGTTCCCTCCGACCCGTCTCGAAAACGTGGGTGACCCTGGCCGATCGATGCGAAAATTTTCGATATTAGAGGTCGCCCAGGAAACAGGCTCCGGGACATCAAATACAGAGCGTCCAATACACTCTTTCAGTTGATCATCAGCAGCGTAAACGCAAGGGGAAAACACAAGAAAAAACTTCAGCCACTTCATGAGTGATGATCCTTGTGCAACGGAGACTCTGACTGCGCCACCACGTTTCCCGCCCCTTGTTTCTGTTGACGCTTAGCAAGAATCGTCAAATTGAAACCCGAGTCACTGTTCTCACCCTTTGTCCAATTCACGGGCAATGCACATATAAACCCTGCCACACCCATTGGCGCATCCGGATCGCCTTTCAACCAGAAACGCTCTTGATGGGGCGATAACTCTTTCAGGTCACCGCCAAGTTTCAACTTCAAGGCGTCTCGATACGCCCACGTGGGCCAGATAGAAGCCGGAAAACCATCCTGATATTTTTTAACTCCCTCTGCATCGAGGACCTGAACCTGGCTCCTGCTTTGCGGAATAAAATCAAATACCGTCTCGTAAGCCTCACTGTTAGCCCGCGCACGTTCCTGTATCGCTCGCCACACATGCTCTGCCGCCGGCTGATCCAGGCAATCCGCCAGTTCGGTAAACGGCGCCACCGGCCCGCCCGGCGGCAAATCGAGCCCGAAGTGTTTACGCCAGAGGTCCACGCGCAACTGATGCACGGCCTTGCCCACCGTATGCGGGTATTTGCCGTCCAGTTTCGCCTTCACCGGTTGCGTGTCACGAATGATCGCCGCCAGCTCCGAATCTCGCTGGCCGTTCAGGCTGCGGTCGTTGATGTTGGCGCTGCCCAGAATCGCCACGCGGTCGTCGGCGATCATCAACTTGCTGTGCACGTAGATCTGCTCGGTGACCACCCGGCCCTTCAGGTAGCCCCAGGTGCGCAGGTTGAGCAGCGTCAGGTAGCGGCTCCAGTCCTGCTGTGCATACACCGGCTGCCCCTTGCCATCCTTGGACTTGATGATACCCACTGCTTCTTCCCTGCTCTTCCCACGATCCATGATTGCCTTGAGCGCCATATGCCGCTGGATCCGCTTGACCAGGCTCAGCTCACCGAACACCAGGCTCTGCATGGTCAGGTGAACCTGGTGCATCACGTTGGGCACATCGAGCTTGCCCTCGGGGTGAACAGGCAATACCAGGTACACGTGGAACGGCCGGTTTTCGTAAATCGCTCGGCCGATGCGGTCGGCCAGCGCGGCAGCAATACTGTTCTCCAGCGGCTTTTCCTGCCCCAGCTTGTGGCTGAGCCAGCCTTGGGCATTCAGCGTCCACATGCCCTGCAGCGCCTCGGCGAACACCATCCCCTCCTCGCCGTAGGCCTTGCAGATGGCCTGCAGTTCAACCCAGTCGATCAGCCCGTAGTCCTGGGCATTCAGCGCCTCGCGAAGCTTCACCCGGGCGACGAAATCCTCACGCAGGGTGCCGGGGTCACGCAGGCTAGCCATCGGCCCGGACAGTTCCTCTCTCTCGTTCAATTCGCCCTGCGCACCAAAGGCGCTCTGGAAAAACTGGTTCTCGATGTACAGAAAATGCTGCGCACTGGAGATCACCTGCAGCATCGCGCTGTTGCAGTTGTCCTGCATGCCCTGGGCCCTGATACCAGGCGGCAGCGGCAGGTGCACCTTGGCCAGGCTGCGGCCCTTGGCCTCCTGCGCGGCCATCGCCGCCGAGGCGCTGCGCAGCACCTGTACCTGCACCTGGCCGCGGACGATGTCGGGGGGCGTGGGCAGTTGCTCGGGCTGGTCGATCCACATCGGCTCTGGCGCCGGCAGATCCAGTTGCAGGTGGCCGGCGAGGTCCAGATGGTGCGGCATGCCGGCGTCCCGGGCCAGGCGGTTGAGCCACTCCATCAGGGCGATGACGGCGTCGGTCTTGTACAGCGTCGGGGTTTGCGCAAGATACGCCTGCTGGCCGTTCCAGCGGTCGATGAAGTTGCGCGACAGGTCGTACACCGAGGGCCCTTCGATACGGCTGTGCACGTCCTGCCAGGGCATGCGCGGCTGGTCGGCGGCCAGGGTGCGGTGGTCGGGCGAGCCCAGCGGTTGCGGGTCGTGGGCCAGGTAACGGTAGGGTGCGCGGTGGCTGGCCACGCGCTGCTGCAACAGGGTGTAAAGATGCATCAGCAGGGCGCTGGCGGTTTCGCCGATGCCGTTCAGCCACTGGGCCTTGTCTGCGGGCATGGCATCGAAGCCCTTGTCACACAGCAGCGCGACCATGCGCCCAAGGTCGGTGTTGCCCAGCCACTGGTTGATCAACAGGTGGCTTTGCAGGCGCAAGGCGATCGACAGGTCGCCCTGCGCCGCCTCGACCTGCTGCAGCCAGGCCTCGGCCTGGCTTTTCAGCGGCTCGGCCAGCGGCAGGCGCTGCCAGTTGTGGCGTATCAACGCGGCGACCTGGCGGATCGCCGCATCGGTGAGGTATTGCTTGCCGGCCTCCAGCGGGTGGGTGATGGTGCCGATCAGCTCCTTGAAACTGCTGCCGGCCTTGACCAGCCAGGCCAACACCGGGTGCATCGGGCTGATCGCCAGGTCACGCAGCCAGGCGCTGGCGTTGAGCAGGCGGTCGGCGGGCACCGGGATGCTCAGCCCGGTCTTGCCGATGGGGATGCGAAACGCCGGCAGCGACAGGTCGAGCACGGTGGCCAGCAGCAGGCCGGCGCGGCTGACGTGCTTGTCCATGTCCATCCAGCCCAGGTGCGGGATGCACGGGTTGTAGGCATCGCGACCACGCCGCGCGCTGGCGTCGAGGCTGAAACGGTGGTCGTCACAGCGGCCATGGGCCAGGTCGATGCCACCGACGTAACCGACCTGGTTGTCGATCACCACGCTCTTCTGGTGGTGCGAGAACACCGCGCCCAGGCCCCTCATGTCGCTCTGCTGGATGGCCGGCAGGCAAAATGCCCGGGCGCGGCCCAGCCCCACATTCAGGTGGAACACCGCCAGCATGGTCTCGAAATCGTGGGTGCCGAGGCTGGGCATGGGGCTGAGCCAGGGCAGCACGTAGACCTTCAGAGCCGGCTTGCCCAGCAGCGCGCTGCGCAGGCATTGCCAGAGCGTGCGGCGGCCGTCGAGCAGCACGTCATGGTTGACCTGCCAGCCGGTGATGAAGATCGACGCCTGCGCCTGGTCGATGGCCTCGGCAAGGTCCTGATAGTAGGCATGCCCACTGGTGAAGAAGCGCACGCGGTTGCCGCTGCGCACCGGGGCGAAGGTGTTGGCACCGCGGATGAAGAAGTCCGGGGCGCTGACCGCCTTCAACGGCCGGCCGTCGGCGCTGATGATCTGGGTGACTTCCTTGTGGCGTACGCCGTTGTACGGGGGTGGGTTGCCAGGCATGCTCAGGCCTCCCCATCTTGCAATGTGCGGTACAACTCGCCGGCTGCGCATGGGTGCTGGTCGACACGGGCCTGGCAGGCCGCATCGGCCCGCGAGTGGCGCAGGCGGTCATGAAAGTCCAGCGCGCACAGTGCGAGATGTTGCTGGTCTGGACTTGCCGGTTCGTCATGCAGCAGCAACGGGATGCACTGCCCCGGATAACACAGCCACAGGTTGGCACCGCTGGCAGCGGCTCCCAGGCGCAGGCGTTGCCCGGCATCCAGCTGCACCTGGCCGGCCTCGTCGCTCACGCCCTCGAGCAAGGGCGTGTCGTGCCCGTCCTGGAGGATCTGCCACGACGTGTCGGCGAGCGGGAAGCCGCTGTCGCCGGGCACATCGGCCAGGCGAATCGCCAGCGAATAGGGTTGCGGCTCGGGCTGTGCGGTTTGGGGCGGCGGGCTGCCAGGGCTTGGCCCCGCGCGCCCGGGCCTTGCCAGGGGTAGCGGCAACGGCAGCAGCGGGCTCAACAGCGCCACCCCGCTGCCCAGCCCCGGCGTGCCACCGCTGTTGCAGCTCACCTGTGACCCCGCCAGCAACACGCCTTGCCCATCGAGCCTGATAAAGCTGCCACCGGCATTCACCGTGAGCTCCTGGGCGGCCTCGATAACCAGGTGCTGGCCGGCCTTGATGTGGATTTGCTGCCCCGCCTCGAGCAAGCGGGCATTGCCCACTTTCAGGTGCTGGCTGTCACCGACCTGGAGGTGATCCCCTGCCTTGAGCTCAGTCTTGCGGTCGCCCAGGGTGGTGCGGTGCTCTTCGGCCTGGAACTGGCTGTAGCTGTTGGCTGTGACGCTGTCGTGGCGCTGCTTGCCGACATGTATCTTCTGGTCGCGGCCGATGTACTGGTCCCAATCCCGCTGGGCCTGCAGGAACACCTGCTCCTGCCCCGCCGTGTCGTCCACGCGCAGCTCGTTGAAGCCCCCGCCACCGGGGCTGCTGCGGGTCTTGAGCACGGTGCAGGCCTGCTGCGCGGGCAACGGGTAGGGCGTGGGGTGTTCGCCGTGGTACAGGCAGCCAGTCACCACCGGCTGGTCGGGGTCGCCTTCAAGAAATTCGACCAGCACTTCCATGCCCACCCGCGGGATGGCCACGCCACCAATGCGCTCGCCGGCCCAACTGGATGAAACCCTTAGCCAGCAACTGCTGCTGTCGTCGCCCTGGCCTTCCCGGTCCCAGAAAAACTGCACCTTGACCCGGCCAAGGGCGTCGCAGTGGATCTCCTCGCCCGCCGGGCCCGTGACCACGGCGGTCTGGCAACCGAGCACCCGGGGTTTGCGATGGCACAGCGGCGGGCGGTAGCAGGCGTCCCAAGGGGCCGCGAAGAACGTGTTGCGATAGCCCGGCTGGCTGGCGCCTGCGGCACCGGCTTCCTCCAGCACCTGGTGCTGACTGCCTTCGTGGCGTACTTCGGTGAGCAGCCACAAATCGTTCCACTCGGGCCTGGGGTGACAGGCCAGGGTCATGAGGTGGCCGCTGGCCAGGCGGCTGACGTCGCTGCCACCCTGGGCCAGGCGGTAGTCGGCGCGATGGCGCTCCAGGGCCCGCTGGCTGAGCTGCCTGCCGCGGGTACGGTCGGTGAAGCAGCCCGGGTAGTCGTAATCTTCGAGCAAGGGTTCAGAAGGTATTGCAGGCTGCAGGCTAGCCCCGGCCTCCAGCAGCAGGCGCGGGTGCTGGAAGTCGTAATCGCGCCGCGCCACACGGTTTGGCCGGGCTTCCAGGCGCGTCTCGAAGCTGTCGATCACCACTTCGTCAGCCACCATGGCGCTGTGCTGCACATAGGCAACCGGCACCTCGAGCCTGGGGAAAACGGCCTGGTCGTCGCCAAACACCAGTTGATGGCCCTGGCGGCTGTGCTCGAAGTGATAGTGGATACCCTCCTCCTCGCACAACCGCTGCAAAAAATGCAGGTCGCTCTCGCCGTACTGCACGCAATACTCACGCGCCGGGCTGGCAGTACCAAGGGCGAAACGAAAGGCATCAGCCGTGACACCATGGTCCGCCAGCAGCACCTCGATGATCTGCGGCACGCTCTTGTGCTGAAAGATGCGCGGGTTACGCCGGTGAGCCAGGTAGCTCAGGTGAGGTACCAGTACGATGCGGTAGCGGTGCAGGCGCTGGCCCGAATCGCCCTGTGCGGCCTGGTATACCTGGCCGTGGATACCATTACCCGCCTCGTCCAGCTGCAGGAATGCCTGCCTGTGCAGCAGCGCCTCCAGGTCGATATTGGCGCATTCGCTGACCAGCTCGAGGACAAATCGGTAAGGCCGGCTGAGCGCTTCCTCCCCCTCGAATGACAGCACCTGCAGGTCGTTATCAAAACCTTCGATCGTGCAGCTGAAACGCCTTGGCTGGTTGGCAGGCAACATGGCCGGAACTCCCTGTCCGCTGAAAAGCCACGAACCCTAGCAGCCAAACCTGGGCAATTTTGTACCGCCCGGCAACTAAAGAAACCTCCTACAAACAGCTCGGAAACCGTCTGCTAAAAACCCTTCAGAATGTTTCAAACATCGCGCGCACGTTCGATAACCGCCCACAATCCCCTTTTCATGATTTGACGAAACTAACCAG is part of the Pseudomonas fakonensis genome and harbors:
- a CDS encoding phospholipase D-like domain-containing protein, translated to MPGNPPPYNGVRHKEVTQIISADGRPLKAVSAPDFFIRGANTFAPVRSGNRVRFFTSGHAYYQDLAEAIDQAQASIFITGWQVNHDVLLDGRRTLWQCLRSALLGKPALKVYVLPWLSPMPSLGTHDFETMLAVFHLNVGLGRARAFCLPAIQQSDMRGLGAVFSHHQKSVVIDNQVGYVGGIDLAHGRCDDHRFSLDASARRGRDAYNPCIPHLGWMDMDKHVSRAGLLLATVLDLSLPAFRIPIGKTGLSIPVPADRLLNASAWLRDLAISPMHPVLAWLVKAGSSFKELIGTITHPLEAGKQYLTDAAIRQVAALIRHNWQRLPLAEPLKSQAEAWLQQVEAAQGDLSIALRLQSHLLINQWLGNTDLGRMVALLCDKGFDAMPADKAQWLNGIGETASALLMHLYTLLQQRVASHRAPYRYLAHDPQPLGSPDHRTLAADQPRMPWQDVHSRIEGPSVYDLSRNFIDRWNGQQAYLAQTPTLYKTDAVIALMEWLNRLARDAGMPHHLDLAGHLQLDLPAPEPMWIDQPEQLPTPPDIVRGQVQVQVLRSASAAMAAQEAKGRSLAKVHLPLPPGIRAQGMQDNCNSAMLQVISSAQHFLYIENQFFQSAFGAQGELNEREELSGPMASLRDPGTLREDFVARVKLREALNAQDYGLIDWVELQAICKAYGEEGMVFAEALQGMWTLNAQGWLSHKLGQEKPLENSIAAALADRIGRAIYENRPFHVYLVLPVHPEGKLDVPNVMHQVHLTMQSLVFGELSLVKRIQRHMALKAIMDRGKSREEAVGIIKSKDGKGQPVYAQQDWSRYLTLLNLRTWGYLKGRVVTEQIYVHSKLMIADDRVAILGSANINDRSLNGQRDSELAAIIRDTQPVKAKLDGKYPHTVGKAVHQLRVDLWRKHFGLDLPPGGPVAPFTELADCLDQPAAEHVWRAIQERARANSEAYETVFDFIPQSRSQVQVLDAEGVKKYQDGFPASIWPTWAYRDALKLKLGGDLKELSPHQERFWLKGDPDAPMGVAGFICALPVNWTKGENSDSGFNLTILAKRQQKQGAGNVVAQSESPLHKDHHS
- the tssI gene encoding type VI secretion system Vgr family protein yields the protein MLPANQPRRFSCTIEGFDNDLQVLSFEGEEALSRPYRFVLELVSECANIDLEALLHRQAFLQLDEAGNGIHGQVYQAAQGDSGQRLHRYRIVLVPHLSYLAHRRNPRIFQHKSVPQIIEVLLADHGVTADAFRFALGTASPAREYCVQYGESDLHFLQRLCEEEGIHYHFEHSRQGHQLVFGDDQAVFPRLEVPVAYVQHSAMVADEVVIDSFETRLEARPNRVARRDYDFQHPRLLLEAGASLQPAIPSEPLLEDYDYPGCFTDRTRGRQLSQRALERHRADYRLAQGGSDVSRLASGHLMTLACHPRPEWNDLWLLTEVRHEGSQHQVLEEAGAAGASQPGYRNTFFAAPWDACYRPPLCHRKPRVLGCQTAVVTGPAGEEIHCDALGRVKVQFFWDREGQGDDSSSCWLRVSSSWAGERIGGVAIPRVGMEVLVEFLEGDPDQPVVTGCLYHGEHPTPYPLPAQQACTVLKTRSSPGGGGFNELRVDDTAGQEQVFLQAQRDWDQYIGRDQKIHVGKQRHDSVTANSYSQFQAEEHRTTLGDRKTELKAGDHLQVGDSQHLKVGNARLLEAGQQIHIKAGQHLVIEAAQELTVNAGGSFIRLDGQGVLLAGSQVSCNSGGTPGLGSGVALLSPLLPLPLPLARPGRAGPSPGSPPPQTAQPEPQPYSLAIRLADVPGDSGFPLADTSWQILQDGHDTPLLEGVSDEAGQVQLDAGQRLRLGAAASGANLWLCYPGQCIPLLLHDEPASPDQQHLALCALDFHDRLRHSRADAACQARVDQHPCAAGELYRTLQDGEA